Proteins encoded in a region of the Rutidosis leptorrhynchoides isolate AG116_Rl617_1_P2 chromosome 9, CSIRO_AGI_Rlap_v1, whole genome shotgun sequence genome:
- the LOC139869386 gene encoding B3 domain-containing protein At2g31720-like, with product MVIPTYSSFEECLTATTSSFKKRLILTEEDSTKSTKRLRFAKFEDKEYRYSEKVEQLTEKMKKFLFLDQLVTKIAKNKKKKMKIVKKMKRNPMDIINNEVTELLKRLIDEINGSDLKLLIQKRLYHSDLRGCQNRLTIPMNQMQKNCEFLSPDEENILVDKQRGIEVGLMGPKLQMYNKKMVLRKFCMSHTSSYVLSNNWNQFVRDYMNDLKENTMIQVWSFRRNQELVFAVVVVGDEENDFA from the exons ATGGTGATTCCCACATATTCATCGTTTGAAGAATGTCTTACGGCCACAACTTCTTCTTTCAAGAAAAG GCTTATCTTGACGGAAGAAGATTCAACAAAAAGCACAAAACGACTTCGTTTTGCTAAGTTTGAAGATAAGGAGTATCGTTATTCTGAAAAAGTTGAACAACTTACTGAGAAGATGAAGAAGTTTCTATTCTTGGACCAGTTAGTAACTAAAATCGCGAAaaataagaagaagaagatgaagatagtGAAAAAGATGAAGCGTAATCCGATGGATATCATAAATAACGAGGTAACCGAGCTATTGAAGAGGTTGATTGATGAGATCAACGGTTCAGACTTAAAGTTATTAATTCAAAAGAGGTTATATCATAGCGATTTGCGAGGGTGCCAAAACAGGTTAACCATACCCATGAATCAAATGCAAAAAAATTGTGAATTCTTGAGTCCTGATGAGGAAAATATACTTGTTGATAAACAAAGAGGGATTGAGGTTGGATTGATGGGACCGAAGCTGCAAATGTATAACAAAAAGATGGTGTTAAGAAAGTTTTGCATGAGTCATACCAGCAGTTATGTGTTGTCGAACAATTGGAACCAGTTTGTGAGGGACTACATGAATGAtttgaaagaaaacacaatgattcAAGTGTGGTCGTTTCGAAGAAATCAGGAGTTGGTTTTTGCTGTTGTAGTTGTGGGCGATGAAGAAAACGATTTTGCTTAA